The following proteins are co-located in the Vibrio azureus genome:
- the rpsK gene encoding 30S ribosomal protein S11, whose protein sequence is MAKQPTRARKRVRKQVADGVAHIHASFNNTIVTITDRQGNALAWATAGGSGFRGSRKSTPFAAQVAAERCAEMAKEYGLKNLEVMVKGPGPGRESTVRALNAAGFRITNIVDATPIPHNGCRPPKKRRV, encoded by the coding sequence ATGGCTAAACAACCAACTCGCGCTCGTAAGCGCGTACGCAAGCAAGTTGCAGATGGCGTTGCGCACATCCATGCTTCTTTCAATAATACAATCGTAACCATTACTGACCGTCAAGGTAATGCTCTAGCTTGGGCTACTGCAGGTGGTTCTGGTTTCCGTGGTTCTCGTAAGTCTACTCCGTTCGCTGCACAGGTTGCTGCTGAGCGTTGTGCTGAAATGGCTAAAGAATACGGTCTAAAGAACTTGGAAGTTATGGTTAAGGGTCCTGGTCCAGGTCGTGAATCTACTGTTCGCGCACTGAATGCAGCTGGTTTCCGCATCACAAATATCGTTGATGCTACACCAATCCCTCATAACGGTTGTCGTCCACCTAAGAAACGTCGCGTTTAA